One genomic window of Bradyrhizobium sp. B124 includes the following:
- a CDS encoding hydantoinase B/oxoprolinase family protein, with the protein MSAKIDPITRSVVQHRLSSIVKEMGEAMLRTSYSQILNSSRDFSLAICDTSGRLIAQADHIPVHVGALPWATLAVEERFKDVAPGDVILLNDPYHGGSHLPDLTAFVPVFDGGKRLLWTIVRAHQSDIGGATHGAYNPAATEIYQEGIRIPPIKLYEAGKPREDLLDLLALNIRNPREFRGDLAAMLGAAHLGERRVAKLFSEFGAETVEAAIEAILDATEQQTRAVVSTWKDGVFYGEALLDDDGHGRTDIKIAAKVTKKGSDIEVDLTGSDPQSTSFVNSSHANMQAAVAMAFAYLIDADIPKNTGALRPLKVVAKQGTIVWADPGRPVTLCTSHPSNEIVEAIIKAMSASCPDRVMGGWGRRFRIAIQGEDPRNGRNFIWHMFQARPGGGASPGGDGYSSIGEWHSVGGLKFGSIEVAEVRFPLHFRQHEFRPDSGGDGQHRGGLGVALDMVLETAKPAKGNTAGDGARHGPCGMLGGKDGEPHHYRLLSEGRAPRVLKTKEVGIELRPGDCLEIRSSGGGGWGPSEKRTAEARARDVAQGLVSKAV; encoded by the coding sequence ATGTCCGCCAAGATCGATCCAATCACCCGCTCCGTGGTCCAGCACCGCCTGTCGTCGATCGTGAAGGAGATGGGCGAAGCCATGCTTCGCACCTCCTATTCGCAGATCCTCAATTCCAGCCGCGATTTTTCGCTGGCGATCTGCGACACCAGCGGGCGGCTGATCGCGCAGGCCGATCACATCCCGGTCCATGTCGGTGCCTTACCTTGGGCGACGCTCGCGGTCGAGGAACGCTTCAAGGATGTCGCGCCCGGCGACGTCATCCTGCTCAACGATCCCTATCATGGCGGCAGCCATCTGCCCGATCTCACCGCCTTCGTGCCGGTGTTCGACGGCGGCAAGCGATTGCTCTGGACCATCGTGCGCGCGCATCAGAGCGACATCGGCGGCGCCACCCATGGCGCCTACAATCCGGCCGCCACCGAGATCTATCAGGAAGGCATCCGGATTCCGCCGATCAAGCTGTATGAGGCCGGCAAGCCGCGTGAGGACCTGCTCGACCTTTTGGCGCTCAACATCCGCAATCCCAGAGAATTCCGCGGCGACCTTGCGGCGATGCTGGGTGCCGCGCATCTCGGCGAGCGCCGCGTCGCAAAACTGTTCAGCGAGTTCGGTGCCGAGACGGTCGAGGCCGCGATCGAGGCCATTCTTGATGCCACCGAGCAGCAGACCCGCGCCGTGGTGTCCACATGGAAGGATGGCGTGTTCTATGGCGAAGCCCTGCTCGACGATGACGGCCACGGCCGCACCGACATCAAGATCGCGGCCAAGGTGACCAAGAAGGGCAGTGACATCGAGGTCGATCTCACCGGCTCCGATCCGCAGTCGACGAGTTTTGTGAATTCCTCGCACGCCAACATGCAGGCGGCGGTGGCGATGGCCTTTGCCTATCTGATCGACGCCGACATCCCGAAGAACACCGGCGCGCTGCGGCCGCTCAAGGTGGTGGCGAAGCAGGGCACCATCGTGTGGGCCGATCCTGGCCGCCCCGTGACCTTGTGCACCAGCCATCCCTCCAACGAGATCGTTGAAGCGATCATCAAGGCGATGTCGGCGTCCTGTCCGGATCGGGTGATGGGCGGCTGGGGTCGCCGCTTCCGCATCGCGATCCAGGGCGAGGATCCGCGCAACGGACGCAATTTCATCTGGCACATGTTCCAGGCGCGGCCGGGCGGCGGCGCATCGCCGGGCGGCGACGGCTATTCCTCGATCGGCGAGTGGCACTCGGTCGGCGGGCTCAAATTCGGCAGCATCGAGGTCGCCGAAGTGCGATTTCCGCTGCATTTCCGTCAGCACGAGTTCCGGCCGGATTCCGGCGGCGATGGCCAGCATCGTGGTGGGCTCGGCGTGGCGCTCGACATGGTGCTGGAGACGGCAAAGCCCGCCAAGGGCAACACCGCGGGCGACGGCGCGCGGCACGGTCCCTGCGGCATGCTCGGTGGCAAGGACGGCGAGCCGCATCACTATCGCCTCTTGTCGGAAGGCCGCGCGCCGCGCGTGCTGAAGACCAAGGAGGTCGGCATCGAGCTGCGCCCCGGCGATTGCCTGGAGATCCGCTCGTCCGGTGGCGGTGGCTGGGGTCCATCCGAGAAGCGAACGGCGGAGGCGCGGGCGCGCGACGTCGCACAAGGTCTGGTTTCGAAAGCAGTATAG
- a CDS encoding hydantoinase/oxoprolinase family protein — protein MYTIGVDVGGTYTDLVATDQTGRTVFAKSPSTPADQSIGVMAGLEELARRLDVTRAAMLAATDRLVHGTTVATNALLERKGARVALLTTEGHRDVVEMREGLKPDRYDLRTPPPEPLVPRERRFGVRERLKADGSAAVALDATALGDVIAEVKRSGANSIAVCFLHAYLNPAHELAAVERLAKELPDVSVSRSSDVLPQIKEYERVSTTIVNAYVAPTVRRYLTNLERSLHEAGFKGSLFVVLSHGGMAPVEEASRLAAGTVLSGPAGGISGSRRCAEMLGIPDLVPFDMGGTSTDISLIADGEASLSADGMLAGQRIALRSLDIASIAAGGGSIAGVDGGRTLRVGPESAGSVPGPACYGNGGLAATVTDANVLLGYLDAAAFMGGARPLDRAASEAAVDRIAAALELSRIEAAAGIYKMINLKMADGIRLMTLRRGVDPRKFALLSFGGAAGMHAAEVARELEIKRIIVPTVASVLSAWGMLTSDLRYEVSRTHYGTGRISADEVRALFAGLEEQAAGRLRDWFKGDIAIERSAEMRYGEQVFEIDVPLGELDLGAADLVTQIEERFHRRHEELYTYASRGQEVVFVNARVAAVGKVARGGGDVGEAASVAPCTPRGKREAWFGAWREVPVYALDDLKPGHALAGPAIIEAETTTVLIDSGDRVAVNPLGWLDITLR, from the coding sequence ATGTACACGATTGGGGTTGACGTCGGCGGCACCTACACCGACCTGGTTGCGACGGATCAAACCGGGCGGACCGTTTTCGCGAAATCACCGTCCACGCCGGCCGATCAGTCGATCGGTGTCATGGCGGGACTTGAGGAACTGGCGCGCCGCCTCGACGTCACGCGCGCGGCGATGCTCGCCGCGACCGATCGCCTGGTGCACGGCACGACGGTTGCGACCAATGCGCTGCTCGAGCGCAAGGGCGCCAGGGTCGCGCTGCTGACCACCGAGGGCCATCGCGACGTCGTCGAGATGCGCGAGGGGCTGAAGCCGGATCGCTACGATCTGCGCACGCCGCCGCCCGAGCCATTGGTGCCGCGGGAGCGACGGTTTGGCGTGCGCGAGCGGCTGAAGGCCGACGGCAGCGCGGCGGTTGCACTCGATGCCACAGCGCTTGGCGATGTCATCGCCGAGGTGAAACGGTCCGGTGCGAACTCGATCGCGGTCTGTTTCCTGCACGCCTATCTCAACCCGGCGCATGAGCTCGCCGCGGTCGAGCGGCTGGCGAAGGAGCTGCCCGATGTCAGCGTGTCGCGCTCCAGCGACGTGCTGCCGCAGATCAAGGAATATGAGCGCGTCTCGACCACGATCGTGAACGCCTATGTCGCGCCGACGGTGCGACGCTATCTCACCAATCTGGAGCGCAGCCTGCATGAGGCCGGCTTCAAAGGCTCGCTGTTCGTCGTGCTGTCGCATGGCGGCATGGCGCCGGTGGAGGAAGCCTCGCGGCTCGCGGCGGGCACCGTGCTGTCGGGCCCGGCCGGCGGCATCTCCGGCAGCCGCCGCTGCGCCGAGATGCTCGGGATTCCCGATCTCGTGCCGTTCGACATGGGCGGCACCTCGACCGACATCTCGCTGATAGCCGACGGCGAGGCCTCGCTGTCGGCCGACGGCATGCTGGCCGGACAGCGCATCGCGCTGCGCAGCCTCGACATCGCCAGCATCGCGGCCGGCGGCGGCTCGATTGCCGGTGTCGACGGCGGCCGCACGCTGCGGGTCGGGCCGGAGAGCGCGGGCTCGGTACCGGGCCCGGCGTGCTACGGCAACGGTGGCCTGGCTGCCACCGTCACCGATGCCAATGTCCTGCTCGGCTATCTCGATGCCGCCGCCTTCATGGGCGGCGCGCGCCCGCTCGATCGCGCGGCGTCGGAAGCCGCGGTTGATCGCATTGCTGCGGCGCTCGAGCTGTCGCGGATCGAGGCCGCCGCCGGCATCTACAAGATGATCAATCTGAAGATGGCCGACGGCATCCGCCTGATGACGCTGCGCCGCGGCGTCGATCCCCGTAAATTCGCGTTGCTCAGCTTCGGCGGCGCCGCCGGCATGCACGCCGCCGAAGTCGCACGCGAGCTCGAGATCAAGCGCATCATCGTGCCGACGGTCGCCTCGGTGCTGTCGGCCTGGGGCATGCTGACCAGCGACCTGCGCTACGAGGTGAGCCGCACCCATTACGGCACCGGACGGATCTCCGCCGACGAGGTGAGGGCACTGTTCGCCGGTTTGGAGGAGCAGGCGGCGGGGCGGCTGCGCGACTGGTTCAAGGGCGACATCGCTATCGAGCGTTCGGCCGAGATGCGCTATGGCGAGCAGGTGTTCGAGATCGACGTGCCGCTCGGCGAGCTCGATCTCGGCGCCGCGGATCTCGTGACGCAGATCGAGGAGCGCTTCCATCGCCGCCACGAGGAACTCTACACTTATGCTTCCCGCGGGCAGGAGGTGGTGTTCGTCAACGCCCGTGTCGCCGCAGTCGGCAAGGTCGCGCGCGGCGGCGGCGATGTCGGTGAGGCCGCCTCAGTCGCACCCTGCACGCCGCGCGGCAAGCGGGAGGCCTGGTTCGGTGCCTGGCGCGAGGTGCCGGTCTATGCGCTCGACGATCTCAAGCCGGGCCATGCGCTGGCCGGTCCCGCGATCATTGAGGCCGAAACCACCACGGTTCTGAT